From one Rosa rugosa chromosome 4, drRosRugo1.1, whole genome shotgun sequence genomic stretch:
- the LOC133744793 gene encoding very-long-chain aldehyde decarbonylase CER1-like, whose translation MALQLILPYLNGSRFNISDDTINGTFSYISLQGEGFNNYGGIYVQRNPRLKVKVVDGSSLAVAVILNSIPKGTTQVLLTGNLTKVAYALAFSLCQRDIQVVTLQQAEYLKLTKSLNGTEGKVVHDRSYAQKIWLVGDGLSKKEQLSAPKGTSFVPFSQFPPKQLRRDCLYHYTPAMKIPKSLENVYSCENWLPRRVMSASRIAGIVHALEGWNEHECGHTMSSIDKVWQATLRHGFQPLVSKEAKID comes from the exons TTTCGTATATCTCATTGCAGGGTGAGGGGTTCAATAATTATGGTGGTATATATGTCCAGAGGAATCCACGGCTGAAAGTCAAGGTGGTGGATGGGAGTAGCTTGGCTGTGGCCGTCATCCTTAACAGCATTCCGAAAGGGACAACCCAGGTTCTCCTTACAGGCAACCTCACAAAGGTTGCTTATGCCCTTGCCTTTTCTTTGTGCCAAAGAGATATCCAG GTAGTTACATTACAGCAGGCTGAGTATTTGAAGCTCACCAAATCATTAAATGGTACAGAGGGTAAGGTGGTTCATGACAGAAGCTATGCTCAAAAG ATTTGGTTGGTGGGAGATGGGTTGAGTAAAAAAGAACAGTTGAGTGCACCAAAAGGAACAAGTTTTGTTCCCTTctctcaatttccaccaaaacaGTTGCGCAGAGACTGCCTCTACCACTACACACCAGCAATGAAGATCCCCAAGTCTCTTGAGAATGTTTACTCTTGTGAG AACTGGTTGCCAAGGAGGGTGATGAGTGCGTCGCGTATAGCAGGAATAGTGCATGCATTGGAAGGTTGGAATGAGCACGAGTGTGGTCACACCATGTCCAGCATTGACAAAGTTTGGCAAGCAACTCTTCGACATGGCTTTCAGCCTCTAGTCTCCAAAGAGGCAAAGATTGATTAG